Part of the Paenibacillus sp. FSL R7-0273 genome is shown below.
TTTTTTGTAGTGGGCAGCCGGGCTGAACGCCATCCGGAGCTCGTTGCGCGGATTATCCGTGAAGGGCATGTCATTGGAAACCATTCCTATAACCACCCCGAATTCGGCAAGCTGGGCATAAATGAATTCCGCACCCAGATTATCCGGACAGAAAATATTATTTCAGCGCAGGCGGGCTACAAGCCGCGGCTGATCAGGCCTCCCTACGGTGATATAAGCGAGCCGCAGCTGAAGTGGGCCAAAGCGCACGGCTACAAGCTGGTGAACTGGAATGTGGATTCTCTGGACTGGCGGGGATTGTCCAAAACACAGGTAAGAAACAATATTGTAGCTCATGCCGGCAAAGGGGCGATCATCCTGCAGCACGGCGGCGGAGGCAAAGGCAGCAATCTGCAGGGCACCATTCAGGCGCTGCCCGAAGTCATTTCAATCATGCGTAAACGGGGTTACACCTTCGTGACCGTACCTTATATGCTGCAGGTCCCCAAAAACAAATAAAGCCGCAAAACGGATACCTCCTGTGCAGGACGGTATCCGTTTTGCGGTAAAGAATGCTGGCAACAGCACATCAGCCATCTATTCAATTATGAACAAATTTACGTACTGGTATCCAAACTCTGCAACCGAGCTCTGGCTGCCCGGAATAAAAATATCGATCCGGTTACCCTTAATGGCACTGCCTTTATCAGTAGCCGTAGCCAGGAAGGCTATCTTCGGCAGCCCCGGGTGGGAGTGTCCGGTCACCAGCACCTTGGTTCCAAGCGGGATTACGCTCGGATCAACAGCAATGGTACCCAGCTTCAGCGGATTTCCGAAGTAGTCAACAGCTCCCCATTCCCCATTTTCGCTGGCTGCAGAGGAATAAGCGGAGGCTTTAACCTGAATCACCTTGTCATAGCTGAATTCCTTGCCCCACGCCTCCACTGTTTTGGAGGCCGCTTCGACATTCAGGCTGGCAGAGATCACAGAAGCCGGGACAGCTGAAGAAGCTGCAACGGTTGCTTTTTGTAAAGCTGCCGGTTTAGGGGAGGTAACTCCGGGAATGGTAAGGCTTAGGCCTGAATAAATATTGCCTGCTTCAATACCCGGATTGGCATTCATAATGTCTTCGATGCTTATGTCATAATAGCCCGATAGAGTATAATAGGTGGTACTTGCTCCTGCAATATGTACGCTGTCTGCCTGTGCAGGTGCTGAATGCAGCAATGTGCTGATCCCGATTGCGGCAGCAAATAATGTAACGGCTCTGAATCTGGTTTTCATATATGCCTCCTTCATTAATGGGGTGTGCAGGAATTTCCCGTTCTCACACCGAAGTAACTCTGGACTTATGTACCTTCATCTTATCCGGCATCTAAAGTGCAGTGCTTTGTTAACTGACAGTAACGAATATATCACAATTTTGTAACCTATGCCTATGAAAATGTTACCATTCTGTTAGAAATGCGATAATTTCCGCGGTTTGGAGGGCGATAGTCATTACATAATGGTTATTAATTGTTGCAGATTCGTCAATAAATACAGGCATTTTCCCGGTCTCCGGCAAAAGTTTTACACAGCGTTAACATTTTAAGCTTTTGCAGGTAGTAGAATAATAGAATATGGTTATTAAATAGATACTTAAGCATACTTGGAGGGTCAATCAACGTGACTACAGATGAGAAAAAGATCATACACAACAACAGTCCTGCAACTGCTTATCTTAACAGGGACCTAAGCTGGATTGAATTTAACCGCAGGGTACTGCAGGAAGCGCAGGATCCGGAAAATCCGCTGATGGAGCGGGCCAAATTCCTGGCAATCGTATCCAGCAACCTGGATGAGTTCATCAGTGTGCGTGTAGCAGGCATTCAGGATCAGATCCGGGCAGGCTATACTAAAAAAGATTTCACCGGCTACACGCCCTCCGGCTTATATAAGCGTCTGATCAAACGGGTGACCAAAATCATCGCCGACCAATACCGTACCTTCCGGGATCTGTCCCGCAATTTACACAAGGAAGGGATCGTTTTTGTCAATTATGAAGACCTCACCCATGCCCAGGAGCAGTCTATTGAGCAATATTACCGGGATATCATTTTCCCTGTCCTGACGCCGATGGCGGTTGACCAGAGCCGGCCG
Proteins encoded:
- a CDS encoding 3D domain-containing protein codes for the protein MKTRFRAVTLFAAAIGISTLLHSAPAQADSVHIAGASTTYYTLSGYYDISIEDIMNANPGIEAGNIYSGLSLTIPGVTSPKPAALQKATVAASSAVPASVISASLNVEAASKTVEAWGKEFSYDKVIQVKASAYSSAASENGEWGAVDYFGNPLKLGTIAVDPSVIPLGTKVLVTGHSHPGLPKIAFLATATDKGSAIKGNRIDIFIPGSQSSVAEFGYQYVNLFIIE
- a CDS encoding polysaccharide deacetylase family protein, with the protein product MEQLLKNRKLHILLCLLLLITGSISPRGYAAPAVSGAALSPPGSDQLQEAAEDTPQAIPAESRLQAAARRSKRNKGLTLSQLIRKYPETILTQGPRNRMIALTFDDVPDPRFTPQLLDVLRKYHVKATFFVVGSRAERHPELVARIIREGHVIGNHSYNHPEFGKLGINEFRTQIIRTENIISAQAGYKPRLIRPPYGDISEPQLKWAKAHGYKLVNWNVDSLDWRGLSKTQVRNNIVAHAGKGAIILQHGGGGKGSNLQGTIQALPEVISIMRKRGYTFVTVPYMLQVPKNK